A genomic region of Lysinibacillus sp. 2017 contains the following coding sequences:
- the sufD gene encoding Fe-S cluster assembly protein SufD: MTVETKLALSAQEVRSFSEQNDEPAAFADFRVSALEKAAALELPKPDRTNITKWNFIDFPAHTVESAAYTSLEELPEEAKAIIDTEGQENLYIQRNNTPAYIKVSNELVNKGVIFTDIQTAIREHADLVEKYYMTTAVKVDENKLTAYHAALVNGGIFVYVPRNVVIETPLQVVFINDNAEASLFNHVLVVAEESSAVTYVETYISTFEEAKGQVNVVTEVIAKNNAQVTFGAVDNLAKGFTSYMSRRGHVERDAKIDWALGLMNDGNTVYENTTNLIGDNSTSDFKMVTVGRGEQKLNFTTLIRQWGKNSDGRILKHGVMKDAAQSIFNGIGHIMHGATKANAEQESRVLMLSEKARGDANPILLIDEDDVTAGHAASVGRVDPTQLYYLMSRGISKTEAERLVIHGFLAPVVTNLPIEGVKKQLTEVIERKVR; this comes from the coding sequence ATGACGGTTGAAACTAAATTAGCGTTATCAGCACAAGAAGTACGCTCGTTCTCTGAACAAAACGATGAACCAGCAGCATTCGCTGATTTCCGCGTGAGCGCATTAGAAAAAGCTGCTGCGCTTGAATTACCAAAACCAGATAGAACGAATATTACAAAATGGAACTTCATTGATTTTCCTGCACATACAGTAGAAAGTGCAGCATATACATCACTTGAAGAACTACCTGAAGAAGCAAAGGCAATCATTGATACAGAAGGTCAAGAAAACCTTTATATTCAACGTAACAACACACCTGCATATATTAAAGTTTCTAACGAACTTGTAAACAAAGGTGTTATTTTCACAGATATTCAAACTGCTATTCGCGAGCATGCGGATTTAGTTGAAAAATATTACATGACAACAGCTGTAAAAGTTGATGAAAATAAGTTAACAGCTTACCATGCAGCATTAGTAAATGGCGGTATTTTCGTATACGTTCCACGTAACGTAGTCATCGAAACACCTTTACAAGTGGTATTCATAAATGATAATGCAGAAGCTTCATTATTCAACCATGTATTAGTGGTAGCAGAAGAATCTTCAGCAGTAACATATGTAGAAACATATATTTCTACATTTGAAGAAGCAAAAGGCCAAGTAAACGTTGTTACAGAAGTAATTGCAAAAAACAATGCGCAAGTTACGTTTGGTGCAGTAGATAACTTAGCAAAAGGCTTCACTTCATATATGAGCCGTCGTGGTCACGTTGAACGTGATGCAAAAATTGATTGGGCATTAGGCTTAATGAATGATGGTAATACTGTTTATGAAAACACTACAAACTTAATTGGCGACAATTCTACATCTGACTTCAAAATGGTTACTGTAGGTCGTGGTGAACAAAAATTAAACTTCACAACATTAATTCGTCAATGGGGTAAAAACTCTGACGGTCGAATTTTAAAACACGGTGTTATGAAAGACGCCGCACAATCAATCTTTAACGGAATTGGTCACATTATGCACGGAGCGACAAAAGCAAACGCAGAGCAAGAATCTCGCGTGTTAATGCTTTCTGAAAAAGCTCGTGGTGATGCCAATCCTATTCTTTTAATTGATGAAGATGATGTAACAGCAGGACACGCAGCATCTGTTGGACGTGTAGACCCAACTCAATTGTATTATCTAATGAGTCGTGGTATCTCAAAAACAGAAGCAGAGCGCCTTGTCATTCATGGATTCCTTGCGCCAGTTGTTACTAACCTTCCAATCGAAGGCGTTAAAAAACAGCTGACGGAGGTTATCGAAAGGAAAGTTCGATAA
- the sufC gene encoding Fe-S cluster assembly ATPase SufC, translated as MTTLEIKDLHVEIDGKEILKGLNLTINTGEVHAIMGPNGTGKSTLASAIMGHPKYVVTQGEVLINGENVLEMEVDERAKAGLFLGMQYPSEITGVTNADFLRSAINARREEGNEISLMKFIRELDKTMEFLEMPEEMAQRYLNEGFSGGEKKRNEILQMMMIKPTFGILDEIDSGLDIDALKVVSKGINEMRGEGFACLMITHYQRLLNYITPDKVHVMMQGKVVKSGGAELAQRLEADGYEWIKQELGIENTDAITEEA; from the coding sequence ATGACAACTTTAGAAATTAAAGATCTTCACGTTGAAATTGACGGAAAAGAGATTTTAAAAGGTTTAAACCTTACTATTAACACTGGCGAAGTACACGCAATCATGGGTCCAAACGGAACTGGTAAATCAACATTAGCTTCAGCAATTATGGGTCACCCTAAATATGTAGTAACTCAAGGTGAAGTTTTAATCAACGGTGAAAACGTACTAGAAATGGAAGTAGATGAACGCGCGAAAGCTGGTCTATTCTTAGGTATGCAATATCCATCAGAAATTACGGGTGTAACAAACGCAGACTTCTTACGATCAGCAATTAATGCTCGTCGCGAAGAAGGCAATGAAATTTCATTAATGAAATTTATCCGTGAATTAGACAAAACTATGGAATTCTTAGAAATGCCAGAAGAAATGGCACAACGTTACTTAAACGAAGGCTTCTCTGGTGGTGAGAAAAAACGTAACGAAATTCTACAAATGATGATGATCAAACCAACTTTCGGTATTTTAGACGAAATTGATTCTGGTTTAGATATCGATGCATTAAAAGTAGTATCTAAAGGGATTAACGAGATGCGTGGCGAAGGCTTTGCATGCTTAATGATTACTCACTACCAACGTCTACTTAACTACATTACTCCTGATAAAGTACATGTAATGATGCAAGGTAAAGTAGTGAAATCTGGCGGTGCAGAATTAGCGCAACGTTTAGAAGCTGATGGTTACGAATGGATTAAACAAGAGTTAGGTATCGAGAATACTGACGCTATTACAGAAGAAGCATAA
- a CDS encoding glutamate synthase subunit beta, which yields MGKATGFMEFKREKGQEIAPLDRISSWSEYTSKLPDEKLQTQGARCMDCGTPFCHMGIEIRGTAAGCPIHNVIPEWNDLVYKGKWKEALDRLHMTNNFPEFTGRVCPAPCEGSCTLAITDPAVAIKSIERTIIDKGFENGWVTPRIPKERTQYKVAIVGSGPAGLAAADQLNQLGHNVTVFERSDRFGGLLMYGIPNMKLEKELIDRRIGILSLEGIKFIANTEIGKDLTKEQLQADFNAVILCTGAQKQRQLHMEGSDAGNIHLAMDYLTGVTKSLLDSNFKDKKGLNVKGQDVIVIGGGDTGADCVATALRQNCRSVYQFGKHPQQALTRTDETMWPKDPNIYKLDYAYAEADAKYGGDPREYCIQTTKIVKDAKGNVKELHTIQMEKILGEDGFHYFKELPGTEKVWPAQHVFVAIGFEGTEKETPEHFGTEVTNNRIRASIKDYETNVPGVFAAGDARRGQSLIVWAIKEGRGVAASVHYYLTEALVKN from the coding sequence ATGGGGAAAGCAACAGGGTTTATGGAATTTAAGCGTGAAAAAGGGCAGGAAATAGCACCACTAGACCGTATTTCGAGTTGGAGTGAATATACAAGCAAGCTACCAGATGAAAAGTTGCAAACGCAAGGCGCTCGCTGTATGGATTGTGGTACACCATTTTGTCATATGGGAATAGAGATTCGAGGCACAGCTGCGGGATGTCCGATTCATAATGTCATCCCAGAGTGGAATGATTTAGTGTACAAAGGAAAGTGGAAGGAAGCACTGGATCGTCTTCATATGACGAATAACTTCCCAGAATTCACAGGGCGCGTATGTCCAGCACCTTGTGAAGGCTCTTGTACATTAGCAATTACGGACCCAGCAGTGGCAATTAAATCAATTGAACGCACAATTATTGATAAAGGTTTTGAAAATGGTTGGGTAACGCCACGTATCCCAAAAGAGCGCACACAGTATAAAGTGGCAATCGTTGGATCAGGTCCAGCAGGTTTGGCAGCAGCCGACCAATTGAATCAATTAGGTCATAATGTCACAGTATTTGAACGTTCGGACCGTTTTGGCGGATTATTAATGTATGGTATTCCAAATATGAAACTAGAAAAAGAATTGATTGATCGACGTATAGGCATACTTTCATTAGAAGGTATTAAATTTATCGCAAACACAGAAATCGGAAAAGACTTAACAAAAGAACAGCTACAGGCAGATTTTAATGCCGTTATTTTATGCACGGGTGCTCAAAAGCAACGTCAACTCCATATGGAAGGTAGTGACGCTGGAAATATTCATTTAGCGATGGATTATTTAACGGGCGTTACAAAAAGTCTATTAGATTCAAATTTTAAAGATAAAAAGGGATTAAACGTGAAGGGGCAAGATGTCATCGTTATCGGTGGTGGTGATACAGGTGCAGATTGTGTTGCAACAGCACTTCGTCAAAATTGCCGTTCCGTCTATCAATTTGGTAAGCATCCACAGCAAGCGTTAACACGTACAGATGAAACGATGTGGCCAAAAGATCCGAACATTTATAAATTAGACTATGCCTACGCAGAAGCAGATGCAAAATATGGTGGTGACCCTCGTGAATACTGCATCCAAACGACAAAAATCGTAAAAGATGCAAAAGGAAACGTAAAAGAGTTGCACACCATTCAAATGGAAAAAATTCTAGGTGAAGATGGCTTCCATTACTTCAAGGAGCTACCAGGCACAGAAAAAGTTTGGCCAGCACAGCATGTATTTGTCGCAATTGGCTTCGAAGGTACGGAAAAAGAAACACCAGAACATTTCGGCACAGAGGTAACAAACAACCGCATCCGTGCATCTATTAAAGATTACGAAACAAATGTACCAGGTGTATTTGCAGCGGGAGACGCAAGACGTGGTCAAAGCCTCATCGTCTGGGCGATTAAAGAAGGGCGAGGCGTTGCTGCAAGCGTCCACTATTACCTAACAGAGGCCTTAGTAAAAAACTAA
- the gltB gene encoding glutamate synthase large subunit encodes MSFHQLPIAQGLYDPQFEHDACGIGMYANIKGIASHDIVKNGLEMLCRLEHRAGRGGDGKTGDGAGLMVQIPDAFFKYNCPDLQLPKKGQYGVGQIFLTDDAVQEQKIEQKMNELIEQEGQELIGWRIVPTNKENLSDIAKSSAPVVRQVFIGSTAADEKAFERKLYVIRKQVEHWAAQQGYELYIPSLSSQTMVFKGLLAPEEVSDFYIDLQDESFVSALALVHSRYSTNTFPSWKRAHPNRYIIHNGEINTLRGNINWMRAREQQFVSEAFGDDLEKLLPIIDQTGSDSSMLDNAFEFFVLAGRSPAQTAMMMIPEPWTENPRIEEDRKAFYQYHSSLMEPWDGPTAICFTDGKQIGAILDRNGLRPGRLYVTKDDHVIFSSETGVVDYAEEDILYKDRLSPGRMLLIDLEQGKIISDEELKAEMATAEPYAKWLEENMIQLDVSEEKAVEVNDLTLRQKIHGYTYEDVQKYIVPLAKEGKDPLGSMGNDSPLAVLSNRPQSLFNYFKQLFAQVTNPPIDSIREHVVTSTMTLLGAEGDLLHPTATNARRIMLDTPVLTTAEYEQLLDNEEEAFQVAEISLKYIENLEIELNRIKTEAEAAIFGGRTILVLTDYEEDAKQLTIPVLLAASAIHQYLVRIGLRTNASIIVNCAEVREVHHFAALIGFGVDAIHPYLAYATLAEAIEKEHLNVSYEKAVQKFRKGAADGVVKVMSKMGISTVQSYRGAQVFEAVGISKAVIDEYFTGTASQIDGINLATIGEEAKRRHDAAIASISAELQSGSDFQWRADGEHHAFNPKTIHTLQWATRKNDYGLYRMYAEMANEERIGFLRNLFEFKKAERRLPMEEIESVDSIVKRFKTGAMSFGSLSKEAHETLAIAMNKLGARSNSGEGGEDPARFTKDSNGDNRRSSIKQIASGRFGVKSHYLVNADELQIKMAQGAKPGEGGQLPGNKVYPWVADVRGSTPGVGLISPPPHHDIYSIEDMAELIHDLKNANRYARISVKLVAKAGVGTIAAGVAKGAADVIVISGYDGGTGASPKTSIKHTGLPWELGLAEAHQTLMLNGLRDRVVLETDGKLMTGKDVVMAALLGAEEYGFATAPLIVLGCVMMRACHLDTCPVGVATQNPELRAKFMGNADHVVNYMRFIAEEMREYMSVLGFRTVDEMVGRTDVLQISERSKQHWKASQLDLSALLHQMQGVRTKQTVQDHHIAESFDVRELLPKVEQAIADKQAIELSYPIKNTDRVMGTIVGSEISRKYGEVGLPDNTIQLSFTGHAGQSFGAFIPRGMAMRVVGDVNDYFGKGLSGGKVVAIAPIKGEQETNVIAGNVCLYGATSGQAFINGRAGHRFGVRNSGANIVVEGIGDHGCEYMTGGKIVVLGDVGQNFGAGMSGGIGYILPTDEAKFKAQCNMEMIQFEKLSNTHEIEMVRQLIIKHLEETDSTYALDILAKWEQFVPKFVKVVPTDYKAILEKIEQHKLNGLTDENAAMQAFIETTENQKKLVSSK; translated from the coding sequence ATGAGTTTTCATCAGTTACCTATAGCGCAAGGGTTATATGATCCACAGTTTGAGCATGATGCGTGTGGTATCGGAATGTATGCCAACATAAAAGGGATTGCATCACATGACATCGTGAAAAATGGTTTAGAAATGTTATGTCGCTTAGAGCACCGTGCTGGACGTGGGGGAGACGGTAAAACAGGCGACGGCGCAGGCTTAATGGTACAAATTCCAGATGCTTTCTTTAAATACAACTGTCCGGATTTACAGTTACCTAAAAAAGGACAATATGGTGTGGGCCAAATCTTTTTGACGGATGACGCAGTTCAAGAGCAAAAAATTGAACAAAAGATGAACGAATTAATTGAACAAGAAGGCCAGGAACTAATCGGCTGGAGAATTGTACCTACGAATAAAGAAAATTTAAGCGATATAGCAAAAAGTAGTGCACCAGTTGTACGTCAAGTGTTTATTGGTTCAACAGCCGCGGACGAAAAGGCGTTTGAACGTAAACTTTATGTTATTCGTAAACAAGTAGAACACTGGGCAGCACAGCAAGGCTATGAATTATATATTCCGAGTCTTTCAAGTCAAACGATGGTGTTTAAAGGGTTACTAGCTCCTGAAGAAGTGAGTGATTTTTATATTGACCTACAAGATGAAAGTTTCGTATCAGCATTAGCGCTAGTGCATTCCCGTTATTCAACAAACACATTCCCATCTTGGAAACGCGCACACCCGAACCGTTACATCATTCATAACGGAGAAATTAACACACTTCGCGGCAATATTAACTGGATGCGTGCACGGGAGCAACAATTTGTTTCAGAAGCTTTTGGTGATGATTTAGAAAAGTTATTACCAATTATCGATCAAACAGGTTCGGATTCTTCGATGCTCGATAATGCGTTTGAATTTTTCGTATTAGCGGGTCGCTCACCAGCACAAACAGCAATGATGATGATTCCAGAGCCATGGACGGAAAACCCACGTATTGAAGAAGATCGTAAAGCGTTTTATCAATACCATTCAAGTTTGATGGAACCTTGGGATGGTCCGACAGCAATTTGCTTCACAGATGGTAAACAAATTGGCGCGATTTTAGATCGTAACGGTTTACGCCCAGGAAGACTTTATGTTACGAAAGATGATCACGTGATTTTCTCTTCTGAAACGGGCGTTGTTGATTATGCGGAAGAAGATATTTTGTATAAAGACCGTTTAAGCCCGGGACGTATGCTACTAATTGATTTGGAGCAAGGAAAAATCATTTCTGATGAAGAGTTGAAAGCGGAAATGGCAACAGCTGAGCCGTACGCAAAGTGGCTTGAAGAAAACATGATTCAGCTTGACGTAAGTGAAGAAAAAGCCGTAGAGGTAAATGATTTAACATTACGCCAGAAAATTCATGGTTACACATATGAAGACGTACAAAAATATATTGTCCCCTTAGCGAAAGAAGGAAAAGATCCACTTGGTTCCATGGGGAATGATTCACCGCTTGCCGTATTATCAAATCGTCCGCAATCGTTGTTCAATTATTTCAAACAGTTATTTGCACAAGTAACGAACCCACCAATCGACTCAATTCGTGAACATGTTGTGACTTCAACGATGACGCTTCTAGGAGCAGAAGGGGACCTTTTACATCCTACAGCAACGAATGCCCGCCGTATTATGCTCGATACGCCAGTATTAACGACAGCAGAATATGAACAACTACTAGACAACGAGGAGGAAGCTTTCCAAGTAGCAGAAATCTCGCTCAAATATATTGAAAATTTAGAAATCGAATTAAATCGTATTAAAACGGAAGCAGAAGCCGCAATATTTGGTGGTAGAACAATTTTAGTATTAACGGATTATGAAGAAGACGCGAAACAATTAACGATTCCTGTGTTACTTGCGGCAAGTGCGATTCATCAATATTTAGTGCGTATTGGATTACGTACAAATGCGAGCATCATTGTCAATTGCGCAGAGGTTCGTGAGGTGCATCACTTTGCAGCGCTAATTGGCTTTGGTGTCGATGCCATTCATCCATATTTAGCATACGCAACGCTAGCAGAAGCTATTGAAAAAGAGCATTTAAACGTTTCGTATGAAAAGGCCGTTCAAAAATTCCGTAAAGGGGCTGCAGATGGTGTTGTAAAAGTCATGTCAAAAATGGGTATTTCAACAGTGCAATCTTACCGCGGTGCACAAGTATTTGAAGCGGTTGGTATTTCAAAAGCGGTTATTGATGAATACTTTACAGGGACAGCATCTCAAATTGATGGCATTAATTTAGCAACAATTGGCGAAGAGGCGAAACGTCGTCACGATGCTGCTATTGCATCAATAAGTGCAGAGCTACAATCGGGTTCTGATTTCCAATGGCGTGCAGATGGTGAGCACCATGCGTTTAATCCGAAAACGATTCATACACTGCAATGGGCAACACGGAAAAATGATTACGGGTTATATAGAATGTATGCGGAAATGGCCAATGAAGAACGCATCGGTTTCTTACGTAATTTATTTGAGTTCAAAAAGGCTGAGCGCCGATTACCGATGGAAGAAATTGAATCGGTAGACTCGATTGTTAAACGCTTCAAAACAGGTGCGATGTCTTTTGGTTCGTTATCGAAAGAAGCACACGAAACATTAGCGATTGCGATGAATAAACTAGGTGCACGCTCGAATTCAGGAGAAGGTGGGGAAGATCCAGCTCGCTTCACAAAGGATTCTAATGGGGATAACCGCCGTTCAAGCATTAAGCAAATTGCCTCAGGTCGTTTCGGTGTGAAATCACATTACTTAGTGAATGCTGATGAGCTGCAAATCAAAATGGCGCAAGGAGCAAAGCCAGGTGAAGGTGGGCAACTACCAGGGAACAAAGTATACCCTTGGGTAGCAGATGTTCGTGGTTCTACACCAGGTGTTGGCTTAATTTCACCACCACCGCATCATGATATTTATTCCATTGAAGATATGGCGGAGCTCATTCATGATTTAAAAAATGCCAACCGTTACGCACGTATTTCCGTAAAGCTTGTCGCAAAAGCAGGGGTTGGTACAATCGCAGCTGGTGTGGCGAAAGGTGCAGCGGACGTCATCGTTATTTCGGGTTATGACGGCGGTACAGGGGCATCACCGAAAACATCGATTAAGCATACAGGATTACCATGGGAACTTGGCTTAGCGGAAGCTCATCAAACATTAATGCTAAATGGTCTTCGTGATCGCGTCGTTTTAGAAACAGACGGTAAGTTAATGACAGGAAAAGACGTTGTGATGGCGGCACTACTTGGTGCGGAAGAATACGGCTTTGCGACAGCTCCGTTAATCGTATTAGGCTGTGTGATGATGCGTGCGTGTCATTTAGATACCTGTCCAGTTGGTGTGGCGACACAAAATCCAGAGCTACGTGCAAAATTTATGGGGAACGCCGATCATGTAGTCAATTATATGCGCTTTATCGCAGAAGAAATGCGCGAATACATGAGTGTTTTAGGTTTCCGTACAGTAGATGAAATGGTTGGCCGTACAGATGTATTACAAATTTCAGAGCGATCAAAACAACACTGGAAAGCAAGCCAATTAGATTTATCTGCTTTACTTCACCAAATGCAAGGGGTACGTACAAAGCAAACAGTGCAAGATCATCACATTGCTGAAAGCTTCGATGTACGTGAATTATTACCGAAAGTAGAGCAAGCAATTGCAGACAAACAAGCAATTGAACTTAGCTACCCAATTAAAAATACAGACCGAGTAATGGGAACCATTGTGGGGAGTGAAATTTCACGTAAATATGGTGAAGTCGGCTTACCAGACAATACAATTCAACTTTCATTCACAGGGCATGCAGGTCAAAGCTTCGGCGCATTCATACCACGCGGGATGGCGATGCGTGTTGTTGGGGACGTCAATGATTATTTCGGTAAAGGTTTATCAGGTGGTAAAGTAGTAGCGATTGCACCGATTAAGGGCGAGCAAGAAACAAACGTCATTGCAGGGAATGTTTGCTTATATGGTGCAACGAGCGGGCAAGCATTTATTAACGGTCGTGCAGGGCATCGCTTTGGTGTTCGTAACTCAGGTGCGAACATTGTAGTTGAAGGGATTGGTGACCACGGCTGTGAATACATGACTGGCGGTAAAATTGTCGTATTAGGTGACGTTGGTCAAAACTTTGGTGCAGGGATGTCAGGTGGTATCGGATATATTTTACCGACGGACGAAGCAAAGTTTAAAGCGCAATGTAATATGGAAATGATTCAATTTGAAAAGTTATCAAATACACATGAAATCGAAATGGTACGACAATTAATTATTAAACATTTAGAGGAAACAGATAGTACTTATGCGCTGGATATTTTAGCAAAATGGGAGCAGTTCGTACCGAAATTTGTGAAGGTTGTACCAACAGATTACAAAGCAATTCTTGAAAAAATTGAGCAACATAAATTAAATGGATTAACAGATGAAAATGCAGCGATGCAGGCGTTTATTGAAACAACTGAAAATCAAAAAAAGCTTGTGAGTTCGAAATAA
- a CDS encoding LysR family transcriptional regulator, producing the protein MELRQLRYFVEVAEREHISEAAEHLHVAQSAISRQIANLEEELGTPLFERIGRNVKLTPIGKIFLEHSITALKAIDFAAKQVEEHLDPAKGTIKVGFPTSLASYVLPTVISAFKKEFPDISFQLRQGSYKYLIEAVKNRELNLALLGPLPPKDEAIDTTVLFSESIYALLPATHPLAKKETINLIDLRNDDFVLFPEGYILQKVAVDACRSVGFLPNITSEGEDMDALKGLVAAGIGVTLLPESSLYDSTPRMTVKMPIAIPVIRRNVGIIAPTTRELAPSEQVFIDFVSKFYSRLTRFQ; encoded by the coding sequence GTGGAATTACGACAATTACGTTACTTTGTCGAGGTAGCAGAACGCGAACATATTTCGGAGGCAGCAGAGCATCTACATGTTGCCCAGTCTGCGATTAGTAGACAAATTGCCAATTTGGAAGAGGAGCTCGGAACGCCACTTTTTGAACGTATCGGACGTAACGTCAAACTAACACCAATTGGTAAAATTTTTTTAGAACACAGTATTACGGCTTTGAAGGCCATTGATTTTGCAGCCAAACAAGTAGAAGAACATTTAGACCCTGCAAAAGGAACCATTAAAGTCGGCTTTCCAACAAGCTTGGCAAGCTACGTCTTACCGACTGTCATCTCTGCATTCAAAAAAGAATTCCCAGATATTTCATTTCAATTACGTCAAGGCTCGTATAAATACTTAATTGAAGCGGTAAAAAATCGAGAATTAAATTTAGCATTGCTCGGTCCATTACCTCCTAAAGATGAGGCAATCGATACAACTGTCCTTTTTAGTGAGAGCATTTACGCCTTACTTCCAGCGACACACCCGCTCGCAAAAAAAGAGACTATCAATTTAATTGATTTACGCAATGACGATTTCGTACTTTTCCCTGAAGGCTATATTTTACAAAAAGTGGCGGTCGATGCTTGCCGTTCAGTTGGTTTTTTACCGAATATTACTTCTGAAGGCGAAGATATGGATGCATTAAAAGGATTGGTAGCTGCAGGTATCGGAGTCACACTTTTACCAGAAAGCTCACTCTATGATTCTACGCCGCGCATGACCGTCAAAATGCCAATCGCAATCCCAGTCATCCGTAGAAATGTTGGCATCATTGCACCAACAACAAGAGAACTTGCACCGTCTGAACAAGTATTTATCGATTTTGTATCGAAGTTTTACTCACGATTAACACGTTTTCAATAA